In a single window of the Thermus amyloliquefaciens genome:
- a CDS encoding transposase family protein has protein sequence MTLREALSQVPDPRAHNRRYPLWGLLALVLLAFLSRVDSLRGVSRFARANPHLLPHLGLRKAPGHTALTQLLHRLDPQALAEALAKVFPGRELEGEKVLVADGKVLRGSGKGKSPQVRLVEAWALSLGRTLAQARAEGREDKALLELLERLGAEGLVGKVVVGDAGFLYPEVARRVRAKGGSTSWC, from the coding sequence ATGACCCTGCGCGAAGCCCTATCCCAGGTTCCCGACCCCCGGGCCCACAACCGCCGCTACCCCCTCTGGGGCCTGCTGGCCCTGGTTCTTTTGGCCTTCCTCTCCCGCGTGGACTCCCTGCGCGGCGTCTCCCGCTTTGCCCGCGCCAACCCCCACCTCCTCCCCCACCTGGGCCTGCGCAAGGCCCCGGGCCACACCGCCCTCACCCAACTCCTCCACCGCCTGGACCCCCAGGCCCTGGCGGAGGCCCTGGCCAAGGTCTTCCCGGGAAGGGAGCTGGAAGGGGAAAAGGTCCTGGTGGCCGACGGCAAGGTGCTGCGAGGGAGCGGTAAGGGGAAGAGCCCCCAGGTCCGCCTGGTGGAGGCCTGGGCCCTTTCCCTGGGGCGCACCCTGGCCCAGGCCAGGGCGGAGGGAAGGGAGGACAAGGCGCTTCTGGAGCTTTTGGAGCGCCTGGGGGCCGAGGGGCTTGTGGGGAAGGTGGTGGTGGGGGATGCGGGGTTTTTGTACCCCGAGGTGGCCCGCCGGGTGCGGGCAAAGGGGGGGAGTACCTCCTGGTGCTGA
- a CDS encoding DDE transposase family protein — translation MLKGNQGGLLGWVREVFAGMARGALPGETRAEWVREADGEVRRYEVWASPVLPPEVAAFPGARQAVRLVREVVVKGTGEVRRTEGYALTSLGPEEADARVLGEIWVGRWGVENGSFWVRDVLLREDAFQVRGRGGEVLAVLRAHLVSWLNWKGVRRKKAALEVFSFNPLAALRFLGLYAE, via the coding sequence GTGCTGAAGGGGAACCAGGGGGGGCTTTTGGGGTGGGTGCGGGAGGTGTTTGCGGGGATGGCGCGAGGAGCCCTGCCTGGGGAGACGCGGGCGGAGTGGGTGCGGGAGGCAGACGGGGAGGTGAGGCGGTACGAGGTGTGGGCTTCTCCGGTGTTGCCCCCGGAGGTGGCGGCCTTTCCTGGGGCCAGGCAGGCGGTGCGGCTGGTGCGGGAGGTGGTGGTGAAGGGGACGGGGGAGGTGAGGCGGACGGAGGGGTACGCGCTCACGAGCCTTGGGCCGGAGGAGGCGGACGCCCGGGTGCTGGGGGAGATTTGGGTGGGGCGATGGGGGGTGGAGAATGGTTCCTTCTGGGTGCGGGATGTGCTTTTGCGGGAGGACGCCTTTCAGGTGCGGGGGCGAGGGGGTGAGGTGCTGGCGGTGTTGCGGGCGCACTTGGTCTCGTGGTTGAACTGGAAGGGGGTGCGCCGGAAGAAGGCGGCCTTGGAGGTTTTCTCCTTCAACCCCCTGGCTGCCCTGCGGTTCCTGGGGCTCTATGCAGAATAG
- a CDS encoding ABC transporter permease gives MRFALFLALAHLRRRPLQTALALLGVGVGVAVLLTALSLTNGFVSGLVRATLKAYPHLVLFSLSEELPPFPAGELPEVEAYAPFAATKALLTRPAEGARGPGVDFATLVGLGEGGEALYPELGLRLEPGGIYLGSALQQSLGAFLGDRLYAMSATQERVELRVLGAFRTGNYLLDSAYAFVDLKTVERLSGVRAQGYQVRLKDPWRAKEVGVALAGTRFFPQAWQDTQRTLLEQLSLQKRVLGILVFLIVAVAALGVANLLVLKVVEKTPEIALLRAMGASRFTVGMVFALEGVFLGIGGVLLGNLLGYLLCLYLSLRPVDLPGELYFLTHLPVEMRLSDFLLVSGASLFATFLSALLPLFRALRVQPGVVLR, from the coding sequence GTGCGCTTCGCCCTCTTCCTGGCCCTGGCCCACCTTCGGCGTAGACCCCTGCAGACGGCCCTGGCCCTGTTAGGGGTAGGGGTGGGGGTGGCGGTGCTCCTCACCGCCCTCTCCCTCACCAACGGCTTTGTCAGCGGCTTGGTGCGGGCCACCTTGAAGGCCTATCCCCATCTGGTCCTCTTCAGCTTGAGCGAGGAGCTTCCTCCCTTTCCCGCCGGGGAACTCCCCGAGGTGGAGGCCTACGCCCCCTTCGCCGCCACCAAGGCCCTCTTGACCCGCCCGGCGGAGGGCGCCAGGGGCCCGGGGGTGGACTTCGCCACCCTGGTGGGCCTGGGCGAGGGTGGAGAGGCCCTTTACCCGGAGCTGGGCCTAAGGCTGGAGCCCGGGGGCATCTACCTGGGCTCGGCCTTGCAGCAGTCCCTGGGGGCCTTTTTGGGGGACAGGCTCTACGCCATGTCCGCTACCCAGGAACGGGTAGAGCTTAGGGTGTTGGGGGCTTTCCGTACCGGTAACTACCTCTTGGATTCCGCCTATGCCTTTGTGGACCTGAAGACGGTGGAGAGGCTTTCCGGGGTCCGGGCCCAAGGCTACCAGGTGCGCCTCAAGGACCCTTGGCGGGCCAAGGAGGTGGGGGTGGCCCTCGCCGGTACCCGCTTTTTCCCCCAGGCCTGGCAGGACACCCAGCGGACCCTTTTGGAGCAGCTTTCCCTGCAGAAGCGGGTCCTGGGCATCCTGGTCTTCCTCATCGTGGCCGTGGCCGCCTTGGGGGTGGCCAACCTCTTGGTGCTCAAGGTGGTGGAGAAGACCCCGGAGATCGCCCTCCTCCGGGCCATGGGCGCCTCGAGGTTCACCGTGGGGATGGTCTTCGCCCTGGAAGGGGTGTTCCTGGGGATCGGGGGGGTTCTTTTGGGCAACCTCCTGGGGTACCTCCTCTGCCTCTACCTTTCCCTCCGCCCGGTGGACCTTCCCGGGGAACTCTACTTCCTCACCCACCTGCCCGTGGAGATGCGCCTTTCCGACTTCCTTCTGGTGAGCGGCGCAAGCCTTTTCGCCACCTTCCTCTCCGCCCTCCTGCCCCTTTTCCGCGCCCTCAGGGTTCAGCCTGGGGTGGTCCTGCGGTAG
- a CDS encoding 3D domain-containing protein, whose amino-acid sequence MRGLLIVLLSALAVAGAWAQVGGRKVLVLEATAYTSSVRETDSTPFITATGMRTRLGVLAVSPDLLRALPYGTKVRLKDLGSVYGRGRGQFDYLFRERIFVVADVMHPRMREKVDVWLPDRATALRFGRRLLQLEVVEYPRR is encoded by the coding sequence ATGCGGGGTTTGCTGATCGTGCTCCTTTCCGCCCTGGCCGTTGCCGGGGCTTGGGCCCAGGTGGGGGGCCGGAAGGTTTTGGTCCTCGAGGCCACCGCCTACACCTCCAGCGTGCGGGAAACCGACTCCACCCCCTTCATCACCGCCACCGGCATGCGCACCCGGCTCGGGGTCTTGGCGGTGAGCCCAGACCTTCTTCGGGCTCTGCCCTACGGCACCAAGGTGCGCCTTAAGGACCTGGGTTCCGTGTACGGCCGGGGCCGCGGGCAGTTTGATTACCTGTTTCGCGAACGCATCTTTGTGGTGGCCGACGTGATGCACCCCAGGATGCGGGAGAAGGTGGACGTCTGGCTTCCCGATCGGGCCACCGCCTTGCGCTTTGGCCGGAGGCTCCTCCAGCTGGAGGTGGTGGAGTACCCCAGGCGGTAA
- a CDS encoding DAK2 domain-containing protein has translation MASLRPEELAETFRYATDWFAVFVEELNALNVYPVPDGDTGTNMHLTLLSARRELDLADTSKMSEVARAIAYGSLLGARGNSGVILSQILKGFSEAIRQREVLDAPALAEALRLGAETGYKAVMKPVEGTILTVARAAGEGARGGSVEEVLENALKAAREALEKTPELLPVLKQAGVVDAGGAGYVRFLEGIRGYVLGLPLPEPPKVERYAQTAFATEEFGYCTEFLMEGVEVPIERVREAVAPFGDSLLVVGAEGYVKGHIHTNDPDGLLATVARFGRMVRTKVEDMTEQHTEILAMVGAGQEAPPPTGLVAVALGHGVARVFRSLGARVVAGDKTQNPSVEDLLAAIRSLASPKVILLPNNPNVFLAAEKAAELAKGLGKEVHVLKTRTLGQGLAAAVRYLPEVEMEELLPEMEEAMRGAVTLEVTWASRDAEVDGVKVLKDKPIGLLDGRLVLMGETPEEVLEGLLRLAGEGKEVLTLFLGPNTSKEKAEEVVRRFPGLAVEVLPGGPDLYAYLGVLE, from the coding sequence GTGGCTAGCCTGAGGCCCGAGGAGCTTGCCGAAACCTTTCGCTACGCCACGGACTGGTTTGCCGTGTTCGTGGAGGAGCTCAACGCCCTCAACGTCTACCCTGTCCCCGATGGGGACACGGGCACCAACATGCACCTCACCCTCCTGTCCGCTCGGCGGGAGCTGGATCTGGCCGACACCTCCAAGATGTCCGAGGTGGCCCGGGCCATCGCTTACGGGAGCCTTTTGGGGGCTCGAGGCAACAGCGGGGTGATCCTTTCCCAGATCCTGAAGGGGTTCAGCGAGGCCATCCGCCAAAGGGAGGTGCTGGACGCCCCCGCCTTGGCCGAGGCCCTGCGCCTGGGGGCAGAAACCGGCTACAAGGCGGTGATGAAGCCGGTGGAGGGCACCATCCTCACCGTGGCCCGGGCGGCGGGGGAAGGGGCTAGGGGAGGGAGCGTGGAGGAGGTCCTGGAAAACGCCCTTAAGGCCGCCCGGGAGGCCTTGGAGAAGACCCCCGAACTCCTTCCCGTGTTGAAGCAGGCGGGGGTGGTGGACGCCGGAGGTGCCGGGTACGTGCGCTTTCTGGAGGGTATCCGGGGGTATGTCCTGGGGCTTCCCCTGCCCGAGCCCCCCAAGGTGGAGCGCTACGCCCAGACCGCCTTCGCCACCGAGGAGTTCGGCTACTGCACCGAGTTCCTCATGGAGGGGGTGGAGGTGCCCATTGAGAGGGTCCGGGAGGCGGTGGCCCCTTTTGGGGACTCCCTCTTGGTGGTGGGGGCCGAGGGGTACGTGAAGGGGCACATCCACACCAACGATCCCGATGGCCTCCTGGCCACCGTGGCCCGTTTTGGGCGCATGGTGCGCACCAAGGTGGAGGACATGACCGAGCAGCACACGGAGATCCTGGCCATGGTGGGGGCGGGGCAGGAGGCCCCCCCGCCCACCGGCCTGGTGGCCGTGGCCCTGGGGCACGGGGTGGCCCGGGTTTTTCGCAGCCTGGGGGCCCGGGTGGTGGCGGGGGACAAGACGCAAAACCCCAGCGTGGAGGACCTCCTGGCCGCCATCCGGAGCCTGGCCAGCCCCAAGGTGATCCTGCTCCCCAACAACCCCAACGTCTTCCTGGCGGCGGAAAAGGCGGCGGAGCTGGCCAAGGGATTGGGCAAGGAGGTGCATGTGCTCAAGACCCGCACCCTGGGCCAGGGCTTGGCGGCGGCGGTGCGCTACCTCCCCGAGGTGGAGATGGAGGAACTCCTTCCCGAGATGGAGGAGGCCATGAGGGGGGCGGTGACCCTCGAGGTCACCTGGGCCAGCCGGGACGCGGAGGTGGATGGGGTGAAGGTCCTGAAGGATAAGCCCATCGGCCTTCTGGATGGCCGGCTTGTCCTCATGGGGGAGACCCCGGAGGAGGTTCTGGAGGGCCTCCTTCGCTTGGCCGGGGAGGGGAAGGAGGTTCTCACCCTCTTCCTGGGCCCCAACACCTCCAAGGAAAAGGCCGAGGAGGTGGTCAGGAGGTTTCCGGGGCTGGCGGTGGAGGTTCTCCCTGGGGGGCCCGACCTTTACGCCTACCTGGGGGTCTTGGAGTAG
- a CDS encoding Asp23/Gls24 family envelope stress response protein, whose protein sequence is MQGRVTVTEGALASLLALAAHEVPGVVGMAPAGLRDQVVRILGRQEASEGVVVRQDPASPGKYTADFYVVVAVGTRIPTVVESLAERVAFAAKKLAGVELSQVKVHVVGVGRG, encoded by the coding sequence ATGCAAGGACGGGTGACGGTAACCGAGGGGGCCTTGGCCTCCTTGCTGGCCCTGGCGGCCCACGAGGTGCCCGGGGTGGTGGGGATGGCCCCGGCGGGGCTTAGGGACCAGGTGGTGCGCATTCTTGGGCGGCAGGAGGCCAGCGAGGGGGTGGTGGTGCGCCAGGACCCGGCGAGCCCGGGCAAGTACACCGCCGACTTCTACGTGGTGGTGGCGGTGGGCACCCGCATCCCCACGGTGGTGGAGTCCCTAGCGGAGCGGGTGGCCTTTGCCGCCAAGAAGCTTGCGGGGGTGGAGCTTTCCCAGGTCAAGGTCCACGTGGTGGGGGTGGGGCGTGGCTAG
- the truB gene encoding tRNA pseudouridine(55) synthase TruB, which yields MALYAVDKPLHLTSHDAVEEARRLLGTRRVGHTGTLDPLATGLLLLVSEESTKLVPFLSGEEKEYIAWVSFGATTPTLDAEGPVSEEAPVRFDRKELEGVLPSFLKLKEQVPPLYSAIKVGGKRAYEAAREGRPLELGPRPVKYLEVELLALDPEPIPHPIAPSAKGWRLAEKGGRKVELPKPLGSYPTAVIRLVVGPGTYVRAFARDLGERLKTKAFLSGLVRTRIGKVGLERAVKLSELSPEKAIPETDALPFPVVELSHTEARRVLEGIPLPIPALGYVALVDSRRRLLAIAEGDGFKLKIRRVFVKEA from the coding sequence ATGGCCCTCTATGCGGTGGACAAGCCCCTCCACCTCACCTCCCATGACGCGGTGGAGGAGGCGAGGCGCCTTCTTGGCACCCGCCGGGTGGGGCATACCGGCACCCTGGATCCCTTGGCCACGGGCCTGCTCCTTTTGGTTTCCGAGGAGAGCACCAAGCTGGTTCCCTTCCTCTCGGGGGAGGAGAAGGAGTACATCGCCTGGGTTTCCTTCGGGGCCACCACCCCCACCTTGGATGCGGAGGGGCCGGTGAGCGAGGAGGCCCCGGTGCGCTTTGACCGCAAGGAGCTGGAAGGCGTGCTCCCTTCGTTTTTGAAGCTTAAGGAGCAGGTGCCTCCCCTCTACTCCGCCATCAAGGTGGGGGGCAAAAGGGCCTACGAGGCGGCCCGGGAAGGAAGGCCCTTGGAGCTTGGCCCCAGGCCGGTGAAGTACCTGGAGGTGGAACTCCTGGCCCTGGACCCCGAGCCCATCCCCCATCCCATTGCCCCCTCGGCCAAGGGGTGGCGGCTTGCGGAAAAGGGGGGGCGCAAGGTGGAGCTTCCCAAACCCTTGGGTTCTTACCCCACCGCGGTGATCCGCCTGGTGGTGGGCCCCGGCACCTACGTGCGGGCCTTTGCCCGGGACCTGGGGGAGAGGCTCAAGACCAAGGCCTTCCTCTCCGGGCTTGTGCGCACCCGCATCGGCAAGGTGGGGTTGGAGCGGGCGGTGAAGCTTTCCGAGCTTTCCCCGGAAAAGGCCATCCCCGAGACCGATGCCCTGCCTTTCCCCGTGGTGGAACTTTCCCACACCGAGGCCCGCCGCGTGCTGGAAGGGATTCCCTTGCCCATCCCCGCCTTGGGCTATGTGGCCTTGGTGGATTCCCGAAGAAGGCTTTTGGCCATCGCTGAGGGCGACGGCTTCAAGCTCAAGATAAGGCGCGTCTTTGTAAAGGAGGCTTAG
- a CDS encoding enoyl-CoA hydratase/isomerase family protein: MDLSGRYPSLAFAWPRPGVLEITLRGEKLNALGPGAHRDLARIWRDLRELEEVRAVLLRGEGGVFSAGGSFALIEEMRASHRALMRVFWEARELVAGPLDFPRPVVAAVEGVAVGAGLALALASDVVVAGKKARLLDGHLRLGVAAGDHAVLLWPLLVGLAKAKYHLLLNEPLTGEEAERLGLVALAVEDERVYEKALEVAARLAEGPKEALGLTKHALNNWLHTFLPHFEVSLALEFLGFQGEELEEGLRALREKRKPRF, translated from the coding sequence ATGGACCTGAGTGGCCGTTACCCCAGCCTCGCCTTCGCCTGGCCCCGACCCGGGGTGCTGGAGATCACCCTAAGGGGGGAAAAGCTGAACGCCTTAGGCCCAGGGGCCCACCGGGACCTGGCCCGGATCTGGCGGGACCTCAGGGAGCTGGAGGAGGTGAGGGCCGTGCTCCTAAGGGGCGAGGGCGGGGTCTTCTCCGCCGGGGGCTCCTTCGCCCTCATCGAGGAGATGCGCGCCTCCCACCGGGCCCTGATGCGGGTGTTTTGGGAAGCCAGGGAGCTGGTGGCGGGGCCCTTGGACTTCCCTAGGCCCGTGGTGGCCGCGGTGGAGGGGGTGGCAGTGGGGGCGGGGCTGGCCTTAGCCCTGGCCAGCGACGTGGTGGTGGCGGGCAAGAAGGCCAGGCTCCTGGACGGGCACCTCAGGCTTGGGGTAGCGGCCGGGGACCATGCGGTCCTCCTTTGGCCCCTCCTGGTGGGCCTGGCCAAGGCCAAGTACCACCTTCTTCTGAACGAGCCCCTCACCGGGGAGGAAGCGGAAAGGCTGGGCCTGGTGGCCCTGGCGGTGGAGGACGAGAGGGTGTACGAAAAGGCCCTCGAGGTGGCCGCCCGGCTGGCCGAGGGCCCCAAGGAGGCCCTAGGCCTCACCAAGCACGCCCTGAACAACTGGCTCCACACCTTCCTGCCCCACTTTGAGGTCTCCTTGGCCCTGGAGTTTCTGGGCTTCCAGGGGGAGGAGCTGGAAGAGGGGCTTCGGGCGCTTAGGGAAAAGCGAAAACCCCGGTTCTAG
- a CDS encoding pseudouridine synthase, protein MESPLRLQAFLARAGFGSRRKAEELIRQGRVRVNGEVAQLGQRVGPGDVVEVDGRRVEPPGKRVVLALHKPRGYTTTRHDPHARKTVFDLLPDIPGLHPVGRLDRDSEGLLLLTNDGSLTLRLTHPRYGVKKVYRVYTERGTLPRSVCQRLLEGVELEDGPARALACRPAPGGALLTLAEGRKREVRRMLQAVGYPVKRLLRLQVGPIRLGRLPPGKWRQLSQEEVEALLRETSVE, encoded by the coding sequence ATGGAAAGCCCCTTGCGCCTGCAAGCCTTCCTGGCCCGCGCCGGCTTTGGAAGCCGCCGGAAGGCGGAGGAGCTCATCCGCCAAGGCCGGGTGCGGGTGAACGGGGAGGTGGCCCAGCTGGGGCAAAGGGTGGGGCCAGGGGACGTGGTGGAGGTGGACGGGAGGCGGGTGGAACCCCCCGGAAAGCGGGTGGTCCTGGCCCTGCACAAGCCCCGGGGCTACACCACCACCCGCCATGACCCCCACGCCCGGAAGACGGTCTTTGACCTCCTGCCCGATATCCCCGGCCTCCATCCCGTAGGCCGGCTGGACCGGGATTCCGAGGGGCTCCTTCTCCTCACCAACGACGGAAGCCTAACCCTCCGCCTCACCCATCCCCGGTACGGGGTCAAGAAGGTCTACCGGGTTTACACGGAAAGGGGCACCCTGCCCAGGTCCGTCTGCCAGAGGCTCCTGGAGGGGGTGGAGCTGGAGGATGGCCCCGCCCGGGCCCTGGCCTGCCGCCCGGCCCCTGGCGGCGCCCTCCTTACCCTGGCCGAGGGAAGGAAGCGGGAGGTGCGGAGGATGCTCCAGGCCGTGGGCTACCCGGTGAAGAGGCTTCTGCGGTTGCAGGTGGGGCCCATCCGCCTGGGCCGCCTACCCCCGGGGAAGTGGCGGCAGCTTTCCCAGGAGGAGGTGGAGGCCCTTTTGCGGGAAACCTCGGTAGAATGA
- the hpt gene encoding hypoxanthine phosphoribosyltransferase: MRAMFTAGNGPVQISEEAIAKRVRELGSKIAQDYQGKTPHLICVLNGAFIFMADLVRAIPLPLTLDFISISSYGNAYRSSGEVELVKDLRLPIHGRDVIVVEDIVDTGLTLSYLLDYLEARKPASIRVAALLSKPSRRQVEVPIHYLGFEIEDAYVYGYGLDRTQFDRNLPFITSIRPEEE; the protein is encoded by the coding sequence ATGAGGGCCATGTTCACCGCGGGGAATGGACCCGTACAGATCAGCGAGGAGGCCATAGCGAAACGGGTAAGGGAGCTGGGTAGCAAAATCGCCCAGGACTACCAGGGGAAAACCCCCCATCTCATCTGCGTGCTGAACGGGGCCTTCATCTTCATGGCCGACCTGGTCCGGGCCATCCCCTTGCCCCTCACCCTGGACTTCATCTCCATCAGCTCCTACGGGAACGCCTACCGTTCCTCCGGCGAGGTGGAGCTTGTGAAGGACCTCCGCCTTCCCATCCACGGCCGGGACGTGATCGTGGTGGAGGACATCGTGGACACGGGGCTTACCCTCTCCTACCTGCTGGATTACCTCGAGGCCCGCAAGCCCGCCTCCATCCGGGTGGCCGCCCTCCTCTCCAAGCCCAGCCGCCGCCAGGTGGAGGTCCCCATCCACTACCTGGGCTTTGAGATCGAGGACGCCTACGTCTACGGCTACGGCCTGGACCGGACCCAGTTTGACCGCAACCTGCCCTTCATCACCTCCATCCGCCCGGAGGAAGAATGA
- a CDS encoding queuosine precursor transporter, whose protein sequence is MKYLDLITALFATVLLVSNVASTKLVVLGPFTFDGGTLLFPLAYIFGDVLTEVYGYRKSRRVIWTGFFALLLATLTFQMVAALPAPQDGESQRFGEAFGLLLGLTPRIVLGSLLAYFAGEFANAYVLAKLKVRTEGRFFWLRALLSTLVGQGLDTGVFLLVAFYGVWPEEVLLAVFLSNYAFKVGVEALMLPLTYGVVGFLKRAEGLDAYDRDTDFNPFRLA, encoded by the coding sequence ATGAAGTACCTGGACCTGATCACCGCCCTCTTCGCCACGGTGCTCCTGGTGTCCAACGTGGCCTCCACCAAGCTGGTGGTGCTGGGGCCTTTCACCTTTGACGGGGGCACCCTGCTCTTCCCCTTGGCCTACATCTTCGGCGACGTCCTCACCGAGGTCTACGGCTACCGGAAAAGCCGCCGGGTGATCTGGACGGGCTTTTTCGCCCTCCTCCTCGCCACCCTCACCTTCCAAATGGTGGCCGCCCTCCCTGCCCCCCAGGACGGGGAAAGCCAGCGCTTCGGGGAGGCCTTTGGCCTACTCTTGGGCCTGACCCCCAGGATCGTCCTGGGAAGCCTCCTCGCCTACTTCGCCGGGGAGTTCGCCAACGCCTACGTGCTGGCCAAGCTCAAGGTGCGGACCGAGGGGCGTTTCTTCTGGCTCCGCGCCCTCCTCTCCACCCTGGTGGGCCAGGGGCTGGACACCGGGGTCTTCCTGCTGGTGGCCTTCTACGGGGTCTGGCCCGAGGAGGTGCTCCTGGCCGTCTTCCTCTCCAACTACGCCTTCAAGGTGGGGGTGGAGGCCCTCATGCTCCCCCTCACCTACGGGGTGGTGGGCTTCCTGAAGCGGGCCGAGGGCCTGGACGCCTACGACCGGGACACGGACTTCAACCCCTTCCGCCTGGCATGA
- a CDS encoding aldo/keto reductase, whose protein sequence is MNPLFAHRMGLGTWAWGDRIFWGYGQGYGEEDLKAAFRASLEGGVTLLDTAEFYGFGLSERLIGRFMAETGARPFLVTKFFPYPWRLSRKSLLRALRGSLKRLGVEAVDLYLLHWPWPPVPLRVWAEALAEVQERGLARGVGVANCSLAQLEEVKGVLDRHGVPLLAHQVEHSLLVRDWEAHLPALRREGIALMAYSPLAMGWLTGKLDPKNPPRSYRGAKYRPFLERVRRLLPLLRALAEAKGVSPAAIALRYLMEKGALPIPGAKNAHQAQQNAQALRIVLGPEEMALLEEAS, encoded by the coding sequence ATGAACCCCCTCTTCGCCCACCGCATGGGCCTGGGCACCTGGGCCTGGGGCGACCGAATCTTCTGGGGCTACGGCCAGGGCTACGGGGAGGAGGACCTGAAGGCCGCCTTCCGGGCGAGCCTCGAGGGGGGCGTAACCCTTTTGGACACCGCCGAGTTCTACGGGTTCGGCCTGTCGGAGAGGCTCATCGGCCGCTTCATGGCGGAAACCGGCGCCCGCCCCTTCCTGGTCACCAAGTTCTTCCCCTACCCCTGGCGGCTTTCCCGGAAAAGCCTCCTCCGGGCCCTCCGGGGAAGCCTAAAGCGCCTGGGGGTGGAGGCGGTGGACCTTTACCTCCTGCACTGGCCCTGGCCCCCGGTGCCCCTCAGGGTCTGGGCCGAGGCCCTGGCCGAAGTCCAGGAACGGGGCCTGGCCCGGGGGGTGGGGGTTGCCAACTGCTCCTTGGCCCAGCTGGAGGAGGTCAAGGGCGTCCTGGACCGGCACGGGGTGCCCCTCCTGGCCCACCAGGTGGAGCATAGCCTTCTGGTGCGGGACTGGGAAGCCCACCTCCCAGCCCTCCGCCGGGAGGGCATCGCCCTCATGGCCTACAGCCCCTTGGCCATGGGCTGGCTCACGGGCAAACTGGACCCGAAAAACCCCCCCAGGAGCTACCGGGGGGCCAAGTACCGCCCCTTTTTGGAACGGGTGAGGAGGCTTTTACCCCTCCTGCGGGCGCTGGCGGAGGCCAAGGGGGTTAGCCCGGCGGCCATCGCCCTCCGCTACCTGATGGAGAAGGGGGCCCTGCCCATCCCTGGGGCCAAGAACGCCCATCAGGCCCAGCAAAACGCCCAGGCCCTGCGCATTGTCCTCGGTCCAGAGGAGATGGCCCTCCTGGAGGAGGCGTCGTAA
- a CDS encoding adenylosuccinate synthase: MPGVAIIGAQWGDEGKGKVVDALAQEADYVIRYQGGANAGHTVVAEGRVFKLNLLPSGVIHPHAVNILGDGMVIDPFRFQEELSALEREGFRPQVLVSERAHLVLPHHKHVESRHNFVGTTGRGIGPAYSDRARRVGIRAGDLLREDVLRERVRRLLLEKPNSTREAGWDTEEKALADLLRMREILAPFVADTGSLLREALKRGKRLLFEGAQATLLDLNYGTYPYVTSSHPTVGGILVGTGLSHKAITKVYGVAKAYATRVGEGPFPTELTGDLAHYLRERGGEYGTTTGRPRRVGWLDLVALKYACEVNGFDGLALTKLDVLSGLEKVKVAVEYLDGARPGEAAPEAVRYLELAGWGDLSGVRSREDLPPSLRRYLELIEEYTGVPVVLFSTSPRREDTFGAVSWV; the protein is encoded by the coding sequence ATGCCGGGAGTCGCCATCATCGGGGCACAGTGGGGGGACGAGGGCAAGGGGAAGGTGGTGGACGCCCTGGCCCAGGAGGCCGATTACGTGATCCGCTACCAAGGGGGGGCCAATGCCGGGCACACGGTGGTGGCGGAAGGCCGGGTCTTCAAGCTGAACCTTCTGCCCTCGGGGGTCATCCACCCCCATGCGGTGAACATCCTGGGAGACGGGATGGTGATCGATCCCTTCCGCTTCCAGGAGGAGCTTTCGGCCTTGGAAAGGGAGGGCTTCCGCCCCCAGGTCCTGGTCTCCGAGCGGGCCCACCTGGTCCTGCCCCACCACAAGCACGTGGAAAGCCGCCACAACTTCGTGGGCACCACCGGCCGGGGCATCGGCCCCGCCTACTCCGACCGGGCGCGAAGGGTGGGGATCCGGGCGGGGGACCTCTTGAGGGAAGACGTCCTGCGGGAAAGGGTGCGCCGCCTCCTCCTGGAAAAGCCCAACTCCACCCGGGAGGCGGGCTGGGACACGGAGGAAAAGGCCCTGGCCGATCTCCTGAGGATGCGGGAGATCCTGGCCCCCTTCGTGGCCGACACGGGAAGCCTCCTGCGGGAGGCCCTGAAGCGGGGCAAGCGCCTCCTCTTTGAGGGGGCCCAGGCCACCCTCTTGGACCTCAACTACGGCACCTACCCCTACGTGACCAGCTCCCACCCCACCGTGGGGGGCATCCTGGTGGGCACGGGGCTTTCCCACAAGGCCATCACCAAGGTGTACGGGGTGGCCAAGGCCTACGCCACCCGGGTGGGGGAAGGCCCCTTCCCCACGGAACTCACCGGGGACCTGGCCCATTACCTAAGGGAAAGGGGCGGGGAGTACGGCACCACCACGGGCAGGCCCCGGCGGGTGGGCTGGCTGGACCTGGTGGCCCTCAAGTACGCCTGCGAGGTGAACGGCTTTGACGGCCTGGCCCTCACCAAACTGGACGTGCTCTCGGGGCTGGAGAAGGTGAAGGTGGCGGTGGAGTACCTGGATGGGGCCCGGCCCGGGGAGGCGGCCCCCGAGGCGGTGCGCTACCTGGAGCTTGCGGGCTGGGGGGACCTCTCCGGGGTGCGAAGCCGGGAGGACCTTCCCCCTTCCCTAAGGCGCTACCTCGAGCTCATAGAGGAATACACCGGGGTGCCCGTGGTCCTCTTCTCCACAAGCCCCAGGCGGGAGGACACCTTTGGGGCGGTGAGCTGGGTGTAA